A genomic region of Aeropyrum pernix K1 contains the following coding sequences:
- a CDS encoding saccharopine dehydrogenase family protein, translated as MVKIAVLGLGRVGLRAAYNLASRGFDVLGLDASNDAVSRARSLGLEARLYDVEGRKAGEYLRGQRVVAAFIALPYPVASRAVAHLSSAGIPVVVASIKPLRIDPGVVRAPILTEVGVSPGLSNVILYSMAAETGGGVSARVYVGSFGAREDGLLSHASTWRVEEMLEQYVTPAKLIQDGSEAVADPLDPSLWMEYSDPEHGVLECFPSQGLAGFISRRGSLFKELMECSLRRRGHLKVVLTMRGLGLLDSTPLKVSGCIVRPFDMAVKLVETRYPPDVGDVAVFTVEARRGGRWETLARASLRHGGGWSASSKMVGGASSAFAEVFAAEGLSEEEPGIIYPEDLYELGLAEKLLSLLPSHGVSLEVG; from the coding sequence TTGGTTAAGATAGCTGTTCTCGGCTTGGGGAGAGTCGGTTTAAGGGCGGCGTATAACCTTGCCTCCAGAGGCTTTGATGTGCTGGGTCTAGACGCCAGTAATGATGCTGTCTCCAGGGCCAGGTCCCTAGGGTTAGAAGCCAGGCTGTATGATGTTGAGGGCAGGAAGGCAGGGGAGTATCTGAGGGGGCAGAGGGTTGTAGCGGCCTTCATTGCTCTCCCTTACCCTGTTGCCTCCAGAGCGGTAGCTCACCTATCCTCTGCCGGTATACCTGTTGTTGTAGCATCTATCAAGCCTCTAAGGATAGATCCTGGCGTCGTAAGGGCGCCAATACTCACGGAGGTTGGCGTCTCCCCGGGGCTCTCTAACGTCATACTCTACAGCATGGCTGCCGAGACTGGAGGAGGCGTGTCGGCAAGAGTTTATGTCGGCAGCTTCGGCGCAAGAGAGGACGGGCTTCTAAGCCACGCCTCAACCTGGAGGGTTGAGGAGATGCTGGAGCAATACGTTACGCCTGCAAAGCTGATACAGGATGGTTCCGAGGCTGTTGCCGACCCTCTCGACCCCAGCCTCTGGATGGAGTATTCCGACCCTGAGCACGGCGTGCTCGAGTGCTTCCCAAGCCAGGGCCTCGCCGGCTTCATATCAAGGAGAGGGAGTCTATTCAAGGAGCTTATGGAGTGTAGCCTGAGGAGGAGAGGTCATTTGAAAGTTGTGCTTACAATGAGGGGTCTCGGCTTGCTCGACAGTACTCCGCTGAAGGTGTCGGGATGTATAGTGAGGCCTTTCGACATGGCCGTTAAACTGGTTGAAACGAGGTACCCTCCGGACGTGGGTGACGTGGCTGTCTTCACCGTCGAGGCTAGGAGGGGTGGCAGGTGGGAGACATTGGCTAGGGCCTCATTGAGGCATGGGGGTGGGTGGAGCGCTTCTTCCAAGATGGTTGGAGGAGCGTCTTCGGCTTTCGCCGAGGTCTTCGCCGCCGAGGGTTTGTCCGAGGAGGAACCGGGCATCATATATCCCGAGGACCTCTACGAGCTCGGCCTTGCTGAGAAGCTACTCTCCCTCCTCCCCAGCCACGGCGTCTCCCTCGAGGTAGGATAG